In a genomic window of Equus asinus isolate D_3611 breed Donkey chromosome 11, EquAss-T2T_v2, whole genome shotgun sequence:
- the LACC1 gene encoding purine nucleoside phosphorylase LACC1 → MAEAVLIDLSGLKLNSQKNYHQPLLKTLSAIRYHHAAKAKFLCIMCCSNISCEKDGAHDTCELETSNGLSTLLREFETVSNPSMAACLYTIKQKIDEKNLSSVKVFVPVHRKTLMKAFIDQLFTDVYNFEFEDLQVTLRGDLLKQSTEINMITAQELEAIQNEIETYLRSLPALKGELAIITSPLISDIFIHGFTTRTGGISYIPTLSSFNLFSSSKRRDPKAVVRENLRRLGSAAGFNAEKFYQIKTDHANDIWIMGRKEPESYDGITTNQRGVTIAALGADCIPIVFADPVKKACGVAHSGWKGTLLGVAMATVNAMIAEYGCSLEDIIVVLGPSVGPCCFTLPRESAKAFYNLDPECVRLFDSPHPYVDIRKATRILLERGGILPQNFQDLNQDLNLCTSCHPDKFFSHVRDGLNFGTQIGFISIRE, encoded by the exons ATGGCAGAGGCAGTGTTGATTGATCTCTCTGGTTTGAAATTGAACTCTCAGAAGAACTATCATCAGCCATTACTGAAGACATTGAGTGCTATTCGATACCACCACGCTGCCAAGGCTAAGTTCCTTTGCATAATGTGTTGCAGTAACATCAGCTGTGAAAAGGATGGTGCCCATGATACTTGTGAATTAGAAACAAGCAATGGATTATCAACTCTCTTGAGAGAATTTGAGACTGTTAGCAATCCCAGCATGGCTGCCTGTTTGTAtaccattaaacaaaaaattgatgaaaaaaatctgaGCAGCGTTAAGGTCTTTGTACCCGTGCACCGGAAGACATTAATGAAGGCTTTTATTGATCAACTCTTTACTGATGTTTACAATTTTGAGTTTGAAGATTTACAGGTGACTTTGAGGGGAGATCTTTTGAAACAGTCCACTGAAATAAACATGATCACAGCTCAAGAACTAGAAGCAATCcagaatgaaatagaaacataTTTGAGAAGTCTGCCGGCTCTGAAAGGAGAATTAGCCATTATCACATCTCCTTTGATCTCAG ACATTTTCATACATGGATTTACTACAAGAACAGGTGGGATATCTTACATACCAACTCTTAGCTCATTCAATCTCTTCAGTAGTTCCAAACGGAGAGATCCCAAGGCTGTTGTTCGAGAAAATCTGCGGAGGTTGGGGAGTGCTGCAGGATTTAATGCAGAGAAATTTTACcaaataaag ACGGATCATGCCAATGACATCTGGATTATGGGAAGGAAGGAGCCTGAATCTTATGATGGAATCACCACAAATCAGAGAGGAGTCACAATAGCGGCTCTTGGCGCTGACTGTATACCGATAGTTTTTGCAGACCCCGTCAAAAAAGCGTGTGGGGTTGCTCACTCTG GTTGGAAAGGTACTTTGTTAGGTGTTGCTATGGCTACAGTGAATGCTATGATAGCAGAATATGGCTGTAGTTTGGAAGACATTATTGTTGTCCTGGGACCTTCAGTAGGACCTTGCTGTTTTACTCTTCCAAGGGAATCAGCAAAAGCATTTTATAATCTTGATCCCGAATGTGTGCGGCTGTTTGACTCACCACATCCCTATGTTGACATTCGTAAAGCCACCAG GATTCTTCTAGAACGGGGAGGAATTCTTCCACAGAATTTTCAGGACCTGAATCAAGATCTCAACCTCTGTACATCCTGCCATCCTGACAAGTTTTTCTCCCACGTCCGAGATGGCCTTAACTTTGGTACACAGATTGGCTTCATATCAATTAGAGAATGA